From the genome of Streptomyces sp. NBC_01116, one region includes:
- a CDS encoding response regulator transcription factor, with amino-acid sequence MSRILIAEDEERIAAFVEKGLRRSGYVTRVVGDGVSAYEHARGRDFDLLILDLGLPGDDGLTVLRKLRKARIALPVVILTARDSVSDIVAGLESGADDYMVKPFAFDELLARVRLRLRREEPPENFLLRVGDLILDLRTRRAQVGERVSDLSAREFALAEILMRNPDRVLSREQLLSQVWGFDYDPGSNIVDVYIRYLRRKIGADRVQTVRGVGYRLRA; translated from the coding sequence GTGAGCAGGATCCTGATAGCCGAGGACGAGGAAAGAATCGCGGCCTTCGTCGAAAAAGGCCTGCGCCGTAGCGGGTACGTCACCCGGGTCGTCGGCGACGGCGTCTCCGCCTACGAACACGCCCGCGGCCGGGACTTCGACCTCCTGATCCTCGACCTCGGCCTGCCCGGCGACGACGGGCTGACGGTGCTGCGCAAGCTGCGGAAGGCCCGGATCGCCCTGCCCGTCGTCATCCTCACCGCGCGCGACAGCGTGAGCGACATCGTGGCCGGGCTGGAGAGCGGCGCCGACGACTACATGGTCAAACCCTTCGCGTTCGACGAGTTACTGGCCCGCGTACGGCTGCGCCTGCGGCGTGAGGAGCCGCCGGAGAACTTTCTGCTGCGGGTGGGCGATCTGATCCTCGACCTGCGCACCCGCCGGGCCCAGGTGGGCGAGCGCGTCTCCGACCTGTCCGCCCGTGAGTTCGCCCTCGCCGAGATCCTCATGCGCAATCCCGACCGGGTGCTGTCCCGGGAGCAACTGCTGAGCCAGGTATGGGGGTTCGACTACGACCCCGGTTCGAACATCGTCGACGTCTACATCCGCTATCTGCGGCGCAAGATCGGCGCCGACCGGGTCCAGACCGTGCGGGGCGTCGGCTACCGGCTCCGGGCCTGA
- a CDS encoding TerD family protein: MGASMTMQKGTNVAVPAGAVRVELGRHVTPGAPDVDASALLLVAGRVRGDADFVFYNQPAHASGAVRHEGKRTASGHVTDTLAVDFGKVEPAIERIVVAASADGGTFGRVSGLYVRVTDAASGAELARFDSTDATIETAFILGELYRRQGAWKFRAVGQGYSTGLEGLATDFGISVDEPQQAPPAAPVLSDPQASAVPQAPAAPVAPSRPGPAAPAPATPAPAPVAPPAAPVPPTLPSPAAPAAPPAPAPVRLTKVTLTKSAPSVSLAKQGGTSGALRVNLNWEVRKQFKGWGAKLGRAVAMHADLDLDLCALYELADGRKGVVQSLGNAFGSLNRPPFIHLDGDDRTGALSSGENMTINLDHKDLLRRVLIFVTIYEGARSFADLHATVTLQPQNGAAIDFSLDECTVPSTVCALALITNNGGDLTVQREARYLVPDRGVSPQRTIDAAYGWGMNWTPGRK, from the coding sequence ATGGGGGCGAGCATGACCATGCAAAAAGGAACCAACGTTGCGGTGCCGGCCGGCGCCGTGCGCGTCGAGCTGGGCCGGCACGTCACACCGGGTGCCCCGGACGTCGACGCCTCGGCTCTCCTGCTGGTCGCGGGCAGGGTCCGCGGTGACGCGGACTTCGTCTTCTACAACCAGCCGGCCCACGCGTCCGGCGCGGTCCGGCACGAGGGCAAGCGAACCGCTTCCGGCCACGTCACCGACACCCTCGCCGTCGACTTCGGCAAGGTCGAGCCCGCGATCGAGCGCATCGTCGTCGCCGCCTCGGCGGACGGCGGGACCTTCGGCAGGGTGAGCGGACTGTACGTGCGGGTCACCGACGCGGCGAGCGGCGCGGAGCTGGCCCGCTTCGACAGCACGGACGCCACGATCGAGACCGCCTTCATCCTCGGCGAGCTGTACCGGCGGCAGGGCGCCTGGAAGTTCCGCGCGGTCGGACAGGGTTACAGCACCGGCCTCGAAGGGCTGGCGACCGACTTCGGCATCTCCGTGGACGAACCGCAGCAGGCCCCGCCCGCCGCACCTGTCCTGTCCGACCCACAGGCTTCGGCGGTCCCACAGGCCCCGGCGGCCCCTGTTGCCCCGTCGCGGCCCGGCCCCGCAGCCCCTGCACCCGCCACCCCGGCCCCCGCACCTGTCGCCCCGCCCGCCGCACCCGTCCCGCCGACGCTTCCCTCGCCCGCCGCCCCCGCGGCCCCGCCCGCCCCAGCGCCCGTACGGCTGACCAAGGTCACGCTGACGAAGAGCGCGCCGTCCGTCTCGCTCGCCAAGCAGGGCGGCACCTCCGGCGCGCTGCGCGTCAACCTCAACTGGGAAGTGCGCAAACAGTTCAAGGGCTGGGGAGCCAAGCTCGGCCGGGCCGTCGCCATGCACGCCGATCTCGACCTCGACCTCTGCGCACTGTACGAACTTGCCGACGGCCGGAAGGGAGTCGTGCAGTCGCTCGGGAACGCCTTCGGCTCACTGAACAGGCCGCCCTTCATCCATCTCGACGGCGACGACCGCACCGGCGCGCTCTCCAGCGGCGAGAACATGACCATCAACCTCGACCACAAGGACCTGCTGCGGCGCGTACTGATCTTCGTCACCATCTACGAGGGCGCCCGGAGCTTCGCCGATCTCCACGCCACGGTCACCCTCCAGCCGCAGAACGGCGCGGCCATCGACTTCTCCCTCGACGAGTGCACCGTGCCCTCCACCGTCTGCGCCCTGGCCCTGATCACCAACAACGGCGGCGACCTCACCGTGCAGCGCGAGGCCCGCTATCTGGTCCCGGACCGGGGCGTGAGCCCGCAGCGCACCATCGACGCCGCCTACGGCTGGGGAATGAACTGGACGCCCGGCCGCAAGTGA
- a CDS encoding NUDIX domain-containing protein, with the protein MATPDFIRDIRATAGHQLLLLPGVTAVVLDDEGRVLLGRRADTGKWAVIGGISEPGEEPAATAEREVLEETGVHCVAERVVLTQALDPVRYDNGDICQYLDITFRCRATGGEARVNDDESLEVGWFPLDGLPPLGEFALFRIKQALTEGPAWFQPTPRTS; encoded by the coding sequence ATGGCTACTCCCGACTTCATCCGCGACATCCGTGCGACCGCCGGGCACCAGCTGCTCCTGCTGCCCGGGGTGACGGCCGTCGTCCTCGACGACGAGGGCCGCGTGCTGCTCGGGCGGCGCGCGGACACCGGGAAGTGGGCGGTCATCGGCGGGATCTCCGAGCCGGGGGAGGAGCCCGCGGCGACGGCGGAGCGCGAGGTGCTGGAGGAGACCGGAGTGCACTGCGTGGCCGAGCGGGTGGTGCTCACGCAGGCGCTGGATCCCGTGCGGTACGACAACGGCGACATCTGCCAGTACCTCGACATCACCTTCCGCTGCCGGGCGACCGGCGGCGAGGCGCGGGTCAACGACGACGAGTCGCTGGAGGTGGGCTGGTTCCCGCTGGACGGGCTCCCGCCGCTCGGCGAGTTCGCCCTGTTCCGGATCAAGCAGGCCCTCACCGAGGGCCCCGCCTGGTTCCAGCCCACCCCGCGGACATCCTGA
- a CDS encoding carbonic anhydrase, whose product MRRLIDHARTFPSRCGGAGRELKEFEAGQRPSTMFITCSDSRVVPTLLTDSGPGELFEMRTAGNIVPPYDADAPTSEMATIEYAVCVLEVSDIILCGHSHCGAVGALARGDDLRTLPAVRGWLGRCAPTGGALNPDEFGPDCEQPVQRHAVAQLDALRDYPCVSRAVREGRLGLHAWYYEVHTGAVQAHRPTTGTFSSL is encoded by the coding sequence GTGCGACGACTCATCGACCATGCCCGCACCTTCCCTTCCCGCTGTGGCGGAGCAGGCCGTGAACTCAAGGAATTCGAGGCCGGTCAGCGGCCCTCCACCATGTTCATCACCTGCTCCGACTCCCGGGTGGTCCCCACCCTGCTGACCGACTCCGGCCCCGGCGAGCTCTTCGAGATGCGCACGGCGGGAAACATCGTCCCGCCCTACGACGCGGACGCGCCCACCAGCGAGATGGCGACGATCGAGTACGCCGTCTGCGTGCTGGAGGTGTCCGACATCATCCTCTGCGGGCACTCCCACTGCGGCGCCGTCGGAGCCCTCGCCAGGGGCGACGATCTGCGGACCCTGCCGGCGGTACGCGGCTGGCTCGGCAGATGTGCCCCGACGGGCGGTGCACTGAACCCCGACGAGTTCGGCCCCGACTGCGAACAGCCCGTACAGCGCCATGCGGTGGCGCAACTGGACGCGTTGCGCGACTACCCGTGCGTGAGCCGGGCCGTCCGCGAGGGCCGACTCGGTCTGCACGCCTGGTACTACGAGGTCCACACCGGCGCCGTGCAGGCCCACCGGCCCACCACCGGAACCTTCTCCTCTCTGTGA
- a CDS encoding glutamate racemase, translating to MKIALMDSGIGLLAAAAAVRRLRPDAELVLSSDPASMPWGPRTPEDITALALDVARAAAAHRPDALIVACNTASVHALPALRAELEPALPVIGTVPAIKPAAAGGGSVAIWATPATTGSPYQRGLIGEFGGTADVTEVPCPGLADALEHGDEDGIDRAVAAAADLTPADVRAVVLGCTHYELVAARIREAVQRPGRPPLALHGSAGAVAAQALRRIGADPAPTAEPSGTLTVLRAGRPSVLPEAALTYAEGRMLAVAAPVR from the coding sequence GTGAAGATCGCGCTCATGGACTCCGGAATCGGCCTGCTGGCGGCAGCGGCCGCGGTACGCCGCCTGCGGCCCGACGCCGAACTCGTCCTCTCCTCGGACCCCGCGTCCATGCCCTGGGGCCCCCGTACCCCCGAGGACATCACCGCGCTCGCGCTGGACGTCGCCCGCGCCGCCGCCGCCCACCGGCCGGACGCGCTGATCGTCGCCTGCAACACCGCCTCCGTCCACGCCCTGCCGGCGCTCCGCGCCGAACTGGAGCCCGCGCTGCCGGTCATCGGCACGGTCCCCGCGATCAAGCCGGCCGCGGCGGGCGGCGGCTCCGTCGCCATCTGGGCCACCCCGGCCACCACCGGCAGCCCCTACCAGCGCGGTCTGATCGGTGAATTCGGCGGGACCGCGGACGTCACCGAGGTCCCGTGCCCCGGGCTCGCCGACGCCCTGGAGCACGGCGACGAGGACGGGATCGACCGGGCCGTCGCCGCGGCCGCCGACCTCACCCCGGCCGACGTGCGGGCCGTCGTCCTCGGCTGCACCCACTACGAGCTGGTCGCGGCCCGCATCCGCGAGGCCGTGCAGCGGCCCGGCCGCCCGCCGCTCGCCCTGCACGGGTCCGCCGGAGCGGTCGCGGCCCAGGCGCTGCGCCGGATCGGAGCGGACCCCGCCCCCACCGCCGAGCCCTCCGGCACGCTCACCGTGCTCCGGGCCGGCCGGCCCAGCGTCCTCCCGGAGGCCGCCCTCACCTACGCCGAGGGCCGGATGCTGGCCGTCGCGGCACCCGTCCGCTGA
- the lnt gene encoding apolipoprotein N-acyltransferase — protein MTPVDDPPPAAASPAAGPLLRLLRPAAAVLSGLLLYTSFPPRPLWWLVLPGFALLGWVLHGRGLRAAFGLGLLSGLGFMLPLLHWTGEDVGPVPWLALAAAEALFIAVGCLGIAAVTRLAHWPVWAAAVWVLDEAVRARIPFGGFPWGKIAFGQSESAFLPLAALGGTPLLSFAVVLCGFGLYEAVRQLVAYRETGKVPRAAVAGAAVSVLVPVVGALAALPLVDDSAENGTATVAAIQGNVPRLGLDFNAQRRAVLDNHARRTAQLAEDVKAGKEKQPDFVLWPENSSDLDPYLNADARQVIDDAVKAIGAPTVVGSVVEKGSDSLRNTLIEWDPDQGPVDTYDKRHIQPFGEYMPMRTVARFFSEDVDRVQREFVPGTEVGVFDLAGTKVGLVTCYEAAFDDAVRDTVTHGGRMIAVPSNNATFGRSEMTYQQLAMSQVRAVEHGRAVVVPVTSGVSAVIRPDGTIVGKSGMFTPDALVDDVPLRSSLTPATRMGPLPEGVIALLALAGLGWVSVSAFRARRIRGTGR, from the coding sequence ATGACTCCCGTCGACGACCCGCCGCCCGCCGCAGCCTCCCCGGCCGCCGGACCGCTGCTGCGGCTCCTCCGCCCGGCCGCCGCCGTGCTGTCCGGGCTGCTGCTCTACACGAGCTTCCCGCCCCGGCCCCTGTGGTGGCTCGTGCTGCCCGGATTCGCGCTGCTGGGATGGGTGCTGCACGGGCGCGGACTCCGGGCCGCCTTCGGCCTCGGCCTCCTGTCGGGCCTCGGCTTCATGCTTCCGCTGCTGCACTGGACCGGCGAGGACGTCGGCCCGGTGCCGTGGCTGGCCCTGGCCGCCGCGGAGGCGCTCTTCATCGCGGTCGGTTGCCTCGGCATCGCCGCGGTGACCCGCCTCGCCCACTGGCCCGTGTGGGCCGCCGCGGTCTGGGTGCTGGACGAGGCGGTCCGCGCCCGGATCCCGTTCGGCGGCTTCCCCTGGGGCAAGATCGCCTTCGGCCAGTCCGAGAGCGCCTTCCTGCCGCTCGCCGCGCTCGGCGGCACCCCGCTGCTCTCCTTCGCCGTCGTGCTGTGCGGCTTCGGGCTCTACGAGGCCGTGCGACAGCTCGTCGCGTACCGCGAAACCGGGAAGGTCCCGCGCGCGGCCGTCGCCGGCGCCGCCGTGAGCGTCCTCGTGCCCGTCGTCGGAGCCCTCGCCGCGCTGCCCCTGGTCGACGACTCGGCGGAGAACGGCACGGCCACCGTCGCCGCGATCCAGGGCAACGTGCCGCGCCTGGGCCTCGACTTCAACGCCCAGCGCCGCGCCGTACTCGACAATCACGCCCGGCGCACCGCGCAGCTGGCCGAGGACGTGAAGGCGGGCAAGGAGAAGCAGCCCGACTTCGTGCTCTGGCCGGAGAACTCCTCCGACCTCGACCCCTATCTCAACGCGGACGCCCGCCAGGTCATCGACGACGCCGTCAAGGCGATCGGCGCCCCCACGGTCGTCGGTTCGGTGGTCGAGAAGGGCTCCGACAGCCTCCGCAACACCTTGATCGAATGGGACCCCGACCAGGGCCCCGTCGACACCTACGACAAGCGGCACATCCAGCCGTTCGGCGAGTACATGCCGATGCGCACCGTCGCCCGCTTCTTCAGCGAGGACGTCGACCGGGTGCAGCGCGAGTTCGTCCCCGGCACCGAGGTCGGCGTCTTCGACCTCGCGGGGACGAAGGTGGGGCTCGTGACCTGTTACGAGGCCGCCTTCGACGACGCCGTACGCGACACCGTCACCCACGGCGGCCGGATGATCGCCGTGCCGAGCAACAACGCGACGTTCGGCCGCAGCGAGATGACCTACCAGCAGCTGGCCATGTCCCAGGTGCGGGCCGTCGAGCACGGGCGGGCCGTCGTGGTCCCCGTCACCAGCGGGGTCAGCGCGGTGATCCGCCCGGACGGCACGATCGTCGGGAAGAGCGGGATGTTCACCCCCGACGCCCTCGTCGACGACGTCCCGCTGCGCTCCTCGCTCACCCCCGCGACCCGGATGGGCCCCCTGCCCGAGGGCGTCATCGCGCTGCTGGCCCTGGCGGGCCTCGGCTGGGTGAGCGTCTCGGCGTTCCGGGCCCGCAGGATCCGGGGGACCGGCCGGTAG
- a CDS encoding SulP family inorganic anion transporter, translating to MSSPLRLRPDVMSRDILASIVVFLVAVPLCVGIAVASGVPAELGLVTGIVGGLIAGAMPGSSLQVSGPAAGLTVLVYEAVTTHGVAALGVLVLSTGLLQVGLGLIGFGRWFRAISTAVVHGMLAGIGLVLIGSQLYAMAGASAPGNGLDNLAGLPELFTQITGPAAISSTAIGVGTIVVLILWKRLPGRLPQVLPGPLVAVGLATAAVAVFNLPVAPIKVQGLIDSLRLTGLDDFGLLADVSLLGVILAFTLIASAESLFSAAAVDRMHDGPRTQYNKELIAQGTGNTICGLVGALPMTAVIVRSAANVQAGACTKASRIMHGAWLLLFAALFPAVLGLIPVAALAGILVHAGAKLIPVATIRPLWREHRGEAVVLVVTALAIVFTDMFMGVLLGIGLAVIKTAWETSAVRLDIDEQDDRTTVSLSGSATFLRLPLILDTLEALPKDRPVELDLSRLRHVDHACRTALEAWSAHSGAVQGSVPATEDTPRETALAGVAPDREGPPRTEGR from the coding sequence ATGTCGTCTCCACTCCGGTTACGCCCGGACGTCATGTCCCGCGACATCCTCGCCTCGATCGTGGTGTTCCTCGTCGCCGTTCCCCTGTGCGTCGGCATCGCGGTCGCCTCCGGCGTCCCCGCCGAACTGGGCCTGGTCACCGGCATCGTCGGCGGCCTGATCGCCGGCGCCATGCCGGGCAGCTCGCTCCAGGTCAGCGGCCCGGCCGCCGGGCTCACCGTCCTGGTGTACGAAGCGGTCACCACCCACGGCGTCGCGGCGCTCGGCGTCCTCGTCCTGTCCACCGGTCTCCTCCAGGTCGGCCTCGGCCTGATCGGCTTCGGCCGGTGGTTCCGCGCCATATCGACCGCCGTCGTGCACGGCATGCTCGCCGGCATCGGTCTCGTCCTGATCGGCAGCCAGCTCTACGCCATGGCCGGGGCCAGTGCCCCGGGGAACGGTCTCGACAACCTGGCCGGGCTGCCGGAGCTGTTCACGCAGATCACGGGACCCGCGGCGATCTCCTCCACCGCGATCGGCGTCGGCACCATCGTCGTACTGATCCTCTGGAAGCGGCTTCCCGGACGCCTGCCGCAGGTGCTTCCCGGGCCATTGGTGGCCGTGGGACTGGCCACCGCGGCCGTGGCGGTGTTCAACCTGCCCGTCGCCCCCATCAAGGTCCAGGGGCTGATCGACTCACTGCGGCTGACGGGCCTGGACGACTTCGGTCTCCTGGCAGACGTCAGCCTCCTGGGCGTCATCCTCGCCTTCACGCTCATCGCCTCGGCCGAATCCCTCTTCAGCGCCGCCGCCGTGGACCGGATGCACGACGGCCCGCGCACGCAGTACAACAAGGAACTCATCGCCCAGGGAACGGGTAACACCATCTGCGGCCTCGTCGGCGCACTGCCCATGACCGCCGTCATCGTGCGCAGTGCAGCCAACGTGCAGGCAGGTGCGTGCACCAAGGCCTCCAGGATCATGCACGGAGCGTGGCTGCTGCTGTTCGCGGCCCTGTTCCCCGCCGTACTCGGCCTGATCCCCGTGGCCGCTCTCGCCGGGATCCTCGTCCACGCCGGCGCGAAGCTCATCCCCGTCGCGACCATCCGCCCGCTCTGGCGTGAACACCGGGGCGAGGCCGTGGTCCTGGTGGTGACCGCGCTGGCGATCGTCTTCACGGACATGTTCATGGGCGTGCTGCTCGGCATCGGGCTGGCCGTGATCAAGACGGCCTGGGAGACCTCCGCCGTCCGCCTCGACATCGACGAGCAGGACGACCGCACCACGGTCTCCCTCAGCGGCAGCGCCACCTTCCTGCGTCTGCCGCTGATCCTCGACACCCTGGAGGCGCTGCCGAAGGACCGGCCGGTGGAGCTCGACCTCTCCCGGCTGCGCCACGTGGACCACGCCTGCCGCACCGCCCTGGAGGCGTGGAGCGCGCACAGCGGCGCCGTCCAGGGCTCCGTACCGGCGACGGAGGACACACCCCGCGAGACCGCCCTCGCGGGTGTCGCTCCGGACCGTGAGGGCCCTCCGCGCACCGAGGGCCGCTAG
- a CDS encoding glycosyltransferase yields MSAVAWIAVGSLIAWVWLLLGQGFYWRTDQRLPRRADPARWPSVAVVVPARDEAGMLPMSLPSLLVQDYPGDVRIILVDDCSSDGTGQLARELAARYGGFPLEVVTPGEPEQGWTGKLWALRHGIAVARRDKPDFLLLTDADIAHEPDSLRDLVAAAGSGGEGGFDLVSQMARLRVESVWERLVVPAFVYFFGQLYPFRRVNRARSRTAAAAGGCVLLRTGAAERARIPDSIRQAVIDDVSLAREVRRSGGRIWLGLADRVDSVRPYPRLADLWRMVARSAYAQLRHSPLLLAGTVPGLLLVYVAPPATLVVGLLTGDGVAAWAGGAAWAVMTATYLPMLAYYRQSPWLGPLLPLTAVLYLLMTVDSAVQHYRGRGASWKGRTYARPEAAPDR; encoded by the coding sequence ATGAGCGCCGTTGCCTGGATCGCCGTGGGTTCACTGATCGCGTGGGTGTGGCTGCTGCTCGGGCAGGGCTTCTACTGGCGGACGGACCAGCGGCTCCCCCGGCGCGCCGACCCGGCGCGCTGGCCGTCGGTGGCGGTGGTGGTGCCGGCCCGCGACGAGGCGGGGATGCTGCCGATGAGCCTGCCGTCCCTGCTGGTCCAGGACTATCCGGGGGACGTCCGGATCATCCTCGTCGACGACTGCAGCAGCGACGGCACCGGGCAGCTGGCCCGGGAGCTGGCCGCCCGGTACGGCGGGTTCCCGCTGGAGGTGGTGACGCCCGGGGAGCCGGAGCAGGGCTGGACGGGCAAGCTCTGGGCCCTGCGGCACGGCATCGCGGTGGCCCGGCGGGACAAGCCGGACTTCCTGCTGCTGACCGACGCGGACATCGCGCACGAGCCGGACAGCCTGCGCGATCTGGTGGCCGCGGCCGGCTCCGGGGGCGAGGGCGGTTTCGACCTGGTGTCGCAGATGGCGCGGCTGCGGGTGGAGAGCGTCTGGGAGCGTCTGGTGGTGCCCGCGTTCGTCTACTTCTTCGGGCAGCTCTACCCGTTCCGCCGGGTGAACCGTGCCCGGTCGCGGACCGCGGCCGCGGCGGGGGGCTGCGTCCTGCTGCGCACCGGGGCCGCCGAGCGGGCGCGGATCCCGGACTCGATCCGGCAGGCGGTGATCGACGACGTGTCGCTGGCGCGGGAGGTGCGGCGCAGCGGCGGCCGGATCTGGCTGGGGCTCGCGGATCGGGTGGACAGCGTGCGGCCGTATCCGCGGCTGGCGGATCTGTGGCGGATGGTCGCGCGGAGCGCGTACGCGCAGTTGCGGCACAGTCCGCTGCTGCTGGCGGGAACGGTCCCGGGGCTGCTGCTCGTCTACGTGGCGCCGCCCGCGACGCTGGTGGTGGGCCTGCTGACGGGTGACGGGGTGGCGGCCTGGGCGGGCGGCGCGGCGTGGGCGGTGATGACGGCGACGTATCTGCCGATGCTGGCGTACTACCGCCAGTCGCCGTGGCTGGGCCCGCTGCTGCCGCTGACGGCGGTGCTGTATCTGCTGATGACGGTGGACTCGGCGGTGCAGCACTACCGGGGGCGGGGTGCCTCCTGGAAGGGGCGTACGTACGCGCGCCCGGAGGCCGCGCCCGACCGGTGA
- a CDS encoding neutral/alkaline ceramidase → MPPPAARRPRRRLPVAVLAAVLGAATLGAPSPASASATAAGDADYLVGRGISDVTGEAAETGMMGYSSFDQKTSGIHQRQRSRAFVVVDRASGKRVVYVNADLAMIFQSVRQGVMARLKERYGSLYGEENVLLSATHTHSGPGGYSHNVAYNLSVLGFQKETYRAIVDGITDSVAKAHEDLKPGTMSLGTGTLTNASVNRSREAFDRNPAADRAAFPDAIDPAMTVLRFKQGERDAGAISWFATHNTSITNKNTLISPDNKGYAAYAWEHDHEGVRYLDDTPGFVAAFPNTNAGDMSPNLNLKPGSGPTEDEFENARVIGERQLDKAREIYDGTRPVSGGVDSRLAYVDMENVTVRPEYAPDGKEHRTCPAVVGASTLAGSVEDGPAIPLFEEGMRTPIAPILEALRVDTPSWLATCQYPKASLIPTGLLSNVHPVTPKRLPLQIMRIGELHLVAAPGEFTIASGLRVRRTVAERLGVPLDRVLLQGYANAYSQYVTTPEEYDTQNYEGGSTLYGRYTLPAYQQEYARIADSLREGTPLERGATPPDESGRQFTFQTGVVYDNPPAGKAFGGVLKAPEASYARGSTATVEFATGHPKNNVRRGSTFLEVQRLENGAWQRVLDDGDWETTYRWTRLNGLTGTSKATVTWAIAADTAPGTYRIVHHGDARSLLGRITPFTGATGTFTVR, encoded by the coding sequence ATGCCACCCCCCGCCGCCCGCCGCCCCCGACGCAGGCTCCCCGTCGCGGTGCTCGCAGCCGTCCTCGGAGCGGCCACCCTCGGCGCCCCCTCCCCCGCGTCGGCGTCGGCCACCGCCGCCGGCGACGCGGACTACCTCGTCGGGCGCGGCATCTCCGACGTCACGGGCGAGGCCGCCGAGACCGGGATGATGGGCTACTCCAGCTTCGACCAGAAGACGTCGGGCATCCATCAGCGGCAGAGGTCGCGCGCCTTCGTCGTCGTCGACCGGGCGAGCGGCAAGCGCGTGGTGTACGTCAACGCCGACCTCGCCATGATCTTCCAGTCGGTCCGGCAGGGCGTCATGGCCCGGCTGAAGGAGCGTTACGGCAGCCTGTACGGCGAGGAGAACGTCCTCCTGTCGGCCACCCACACCCACTCGGGACCCGGCGGCTACTCCCACAACGTCGCCTACAACCTCTCCGTCCTCGGCTTCCAGAAGGAGACCTACCGGGCGATCGTCGACGGCATCACGGACTCCGTCGCCAAGGCCCACGAGGACCTGAAGCCCGGCACGATGAGCCTCGGCACGGGGACCCTGACCAACGCCAGCGTCAACCGCTCCCGCGAGGCCTTCGACCGCAACCCGGCGGCCGACCGGGCCGCCTTCCCGGACGCGATCGACCCGGCGATGACCGTGCTGCGCTTCAAGCAGGGCGAGCGGGACGCGGGCGCGATCAGCTGGTTCGCCACCCACAACACCTCGATCACCAACAAGAACACGCTCATCAGCCCCGACAACAAGGGCTACGCCGCCTACGCCTGGGAGCACGACCACGAAGGCGTCCGCTACCTCGACGACACCCCCGGGTTCGTCGCGGCCTTCCCCAACACCAACGCGGGCGACATGTCGCCGAACCTCAACCTGAAGCCGGGATCCGGGCCCACCGAGGACGAGTTCGAGAACGCGCGCGTCATCGGCGAGCGCCAGCTCGACAAGGCCCGCGAGATCTACGACGGCACCCGGCCCGTCTCCGGAGGGGTCGACTCCCGGCTCGCCTACGTCGACATGGAGAACGTGACCGTACGCCCGGAGTACGCCCCGGACGGCAAGGAGCACCGGACCTGCCCCGCCGTCGTGGGCGCGTCCACGCTCGCGGGCAGCGTCGAGGACGGCCCGGCCATCCCCCTCTTCGAGGAGGGCATGCGCACGCCGATCGCCCCCATTCTCGAAGCGCTGCGCGTCGACACCCCGTCCTGGCTCGCGACCTGCCAGTACCCCAAGGCGAGCCTGATCCCCACGGGGCTGCTGAGCAACGTCCACCCGGTCACCCCGAAGCGCCTCCCGCTCCAGATCATGAGGATCGGCGAGCTGCACCTGGTGGCCGCCCCGGGCGAGTTCACGATCGCCTCCGGCCTCCGCGTACGCCGCACGGTGGCCGAGCGGCTGGGCGTCCCGCTGGACCGCGTCCTGCTCCAGGGGTACGCCAACGCCTACAGCCAGTACGTGACGACGCCGGAGGAGTACGACACCCAGAACTACGAGGGCGGCTCCACGTTGTACGGCCGCTACACCCTGCCCGCCTACCAGCAGGAGTACGCCCGGATCGCGGACTCCCTGCGCGAGGGCACGCCACTGGAGCGGGGCGCGACGCCGCCGGACGAGTCGGGCCGGCAGTTCACCTTCCAGACGGGGGTCGTGTACGACAACCCGCCCGCCGGCAAGGCGTTCGGCGGTGTCCTGAAGGCCCCGGAGGCCTCGTACGCGCGGGGCTCCACCGCGACCGTCGAGTTCGCCACCGGGCACCCGAAGAACAACGTCCGCCGGGGCTCCACCTTCCTTGAGGTGCAGCGGCTGGAGAACGGCGCCTGGCAGCGGGTACTGGACGACGGCGACTGGGAGACCACCTACCGCTGGACGCGGCTGAACGGTCTCACCGGCACCTCGAAGGCCACGGTCACCTGGGCCATCGCGGCGGACACCGCGCCCGGCACGTACCGGATCGTGCACCACGGGGACGCCAGGAGCCTGCTCGGGAGGATCACGCCGTTCACCGGGGCGACGGGGACCTTCACCGTGCGCTAG